One Carboxydocella sporoproducens DSM 16521 DNA segment encodes these proteins:
- the greA gene encoding transcription elongation factor GreA gives MEKEVILTPEGYRKLEEELEELKTVKRREVAERIKQAIEFGDISENSEYEDAKNAQAFIEGRILTLEKMLRNARVINEGDIHTDEVSLGSRVLLKDLEFGDEVEYSIVGTAEADPAQNKISNVSPVGKAILGRRKGEIVEVDVPAGKLRYQILDIH, from the coding sequence ATGGAAAAAGAAGTTATTTTAACCCCAGAGGGATATCGGAAATTGGAAGAGGAACTGGAGGAACTGAAAACAGTCAAGCGTCGTGAAGTAGCTGAAAGGATTAAGCAGGCTATAGAATTTGGCGATATAAGTGAAAACTCCGAGTATGAAGATGCCAAAAATGCTCAGGCATTCATCGAAGGGCGGATCTTGACTCTAGAAAAGATGCTGCGCAATGCTCGCGTAATCAATGAAGGGGATATCCACACCGATGAAGTAAGCCTGGGTAGCAGGGTATTGCTTAAAGACCTGGAATTTGGCGATGAGGTAGAATATTCGATCGTAGGCACGGCGGAAGCAGACCCTGCTCAAAATAAGATTTCCAATGTTTCGCCGGTAGGTAAAGCGATTCTGGGAAGACGCAAAGGAGAAATTGTAGAAGTAGACGTCCCGGCAGGTAAGCTGAGATATCAAATTCTCGATATTCACTAG
- a CDS encoding shikimate dehydrogenase, with protein MSGFAFILHPLKVGDYYRKFPWARFLPEKWAERGLAHLPPLVLGKIEGLPVEGWLISCPLTTTMLVNQPYPKVHRVLLKSGQLATKLGAKIVGLGAFTAVVGNGGRELAEELPIAVTTGNSYTVATAVEGLETAAKLVGYDISKEEVAVIGATGSIGRVCAFLLARKFPYLNLVGRDQRKLERVARDLLRETGVAAAITTDVAKALRRSALVISATSSRDVVIHPAHLRPGAIVCDVARPRDVAREVNEARPDVLVIDGGLVEGPAGLVSTFNFGLPAGTFYACMAETMILALEGHYQNYSLGKELTIEQVEKIAMLAQKHGFRLSRLRSFDQPLAEEKINRIKTIVAAYNNGRLQPLNPAEFLDNAGS; from the coding sequence TTGTCGGGTTTTGCTTTTATACTTCACCCTCTGAAGGTGGGGGATTATTACCGCAAATTCCCCTGGGCACGTTTTTTACCGGAAAAATGGGCCGAGCGGGGTTTGGCTCATTTGCCCCCGCTGGTCCTGGGCAAAATCGAAGGTCTGCCAGTGGAGGGCTGGCTGATCAGTTGTCCCTTAACCACGACCATGCTTGTAAATCAGCCCTATCCCAAGGTGCACCGGGTCTTACTCAAGTCAGGTCAGCTGGCGACAAAACTTGGGGCCAAAATAGTAGGCCTGGGAGCTTTTACTGCTGTGGTGGGCAATGGCGGGAGGGAGCTGGCCGAGGAATTGCCCATCGCTGTTACCACTGGCAACAGTTATACGGTGGCGACAGCTGTCGAGGGGCTGGAGACAGCAGCTAAATTGGTAGGGTATGATATCAGTAAGGAGGAAGTAGCTGTAATAGGCGCTACTGGCTCTATAGGGCGAGTATGTGCCTTTTTGTTAGCCAGAAAATTCCCCTACTTAAACCTGGTGGGAAGAGACCAGCGAAAACTGGAACGGGTGGCCCGGGATCTTTTGCGAGAAACGGGAGTAGCTGCGGCTATTACTACTGATGTGGCTAAAGCTTTAAGGCGATCGGCCCTGGTAATATCTGCGACCAGCAGCCGGGATGTTGTTATCCATCCTGCTCACCTAAGGCCAGGAGCGATTGTCTGTGATGTGGCCCGCCCCCGGGATGTGGCACGGGAGGTAAATGAGGCAAGGCCGGATGTACTGGTAATTGATGGCGGCCTGGTAGAGGGCCCCGCCGGTCTCGTTTCTACCTTTAACTTCGGTTTACCGGCAGGAACCTTTTATGCCTGCATGGCGGAGACGATGATTCTGGCACTGGAAGGACATTATCAAAATTATTCCCTTGGTAAAGAATTAACTATTGAACAGGTTGAGAAAATAGCGATGCTGGCTCAAAAACATGGATTCAGGCTAAGCAGGTTACGCAGTTTTGATCAACCGCTGGCCGAGGAGAAAATTAACAGAATAAAAACAATTGTGGCTGCCTATAATAATGGTCGCCTGCAGCCGTTGAATCCTGCGGAATTTCTTGACAATGCAGGTAGCTAA